In Drosophila ananassae strain 14024-0371.13 chromosome 3R, ASM1763931v2, whole genome shotgun sequence, the DNA window aggtggtggtggaggaggcggtggaggtggtggtggtggtggaggaggcGGTGGAGGATTTGGAAGAGGAAGAAGGAACAGGCGAGGCGGTGGAGGTGGTGGAGGTggcggaggaggtggtggaggCGGCAGGGGACGACAAAATAGCTCCTGGCACAACAATGACCAACCAACCAGTCCGCAACGCTCATTTTTCTACTGGGAAGGTGGAAAACATACCGATGAACCTCCACCACCATTGGCCTCTTCACCTGCTCCATCGGCTGCCATGCCTGAGCCATTGCCACCTGCAACTTTGAATGCACCGATATTGCCACCAGAGGAACCAAGAGTACCTGAGGAACCCCGTGTGCCAGTGATAAATATCAAAAAAGAGAAGGAGCTTGCGGAACTCAAGAAAGACACCAAACCGAAATCAAATCCGGTGCCCGAACCGActgcaaggaaaaaagaaGAATCGTCTAGTTCCTCGAGTTCTGATTCGGAATCCGAACCGGAGCCGGGCGAAATGCTGGAAAACATCAAGGTTAAGCCAGAGATCACAAAATCCTCTCCGAAAttgaagaacaacaaagcgacTGCAGTAGTCACGAAGTCTGTCTCATCTTCCTCGTCTGAAGCTACCTCCTCGTCGGAATCAGACTCTGATTCCGAAGATTCACCACCGCCAGCGAAGAGTAAGTCGTTAGCAAAGGAGAAGGAGTCTGCTGGGAAGTCCTCTTCCAAGAAGTATAAGAACGATTCGCCCGAGGAGGATGTGGTATGCATGGGAAGTCAGGAGCGGCAGTTCACCATCACAGATGAGGATGAGGACTCGGAGAGCAGCGAAGAGGAGGACAACAAGAAGAATGCGTTGGATAAGAGAAAGAGTGTAAATAAAACCACTGATGTTTGCGGGATCTGCGATAAGAGTGTACGTTATAAAAAAGGCAACCATCTGGTTGATATAaactaattgaattttttactTTGCAGGGGCACACCTCCTTCCAGTGCCAGATGATGTGCCGGAACTGCTCGGGCCGGTACCACGGTCTCAAGAACTGCCCGAATCCGCCAAACCTTAACATTGTGATGCAGTCATTTATGGAGTTCAATATGCAACAAATGGCAGCCTTCCGAGGAGATCAACGATTCATCTTTCCCTCTGCCGTTGCAGCAGCTTCAGCTCCTTCGACTGGCAAGAGTCCAGTAGTCAAggccaaaaaggataaaaaggTTGTTAAGGTGGTCCAAAAGGCGCCGCAGAAGAAACTGAAAATAGAGCCAAAGGACGAGAACGAAGacgatgaggaggaggagaatgAATCAGACGCCAGCAGCGAAAACGAGGACGAGGATACAGACTCCAGCGATGAGCCGTCCGCCCAGAAGAAGCGGAAACGCAGCTCGAAGTCTGCAGCTAAAAATATACCTGCCCCCGTGTATCCGTTTCCGCTTCTAGGCGCTCCCAATCCACTTTACAACTCCATGATGTATCCCTATGCAACCCCATTTAGTTTccctaaataataaattttaagatATGTAGCTATCAAAGATCCTACAAGCATTAACTTCCAACGTAAGTGAATACCAGCGTCGCTTTTTTAATCTAGTTTGTCACATTTTAATAATCTTAAGCCAATTCACAATGTTTTTAAAACCAagtatttttatgtaaaatcaTATACAAGTTCTGGTTTTAATAGATACTGTTTGTGATAAAATTTCAAGACAGTAGGTATCTTTGAATTCGTATTGCATATTGCAATT includes these proteins:
- the LOC6505506 gene encoding protein mushroom body miniature, coding for MPEPLPPATLNAPILPPEEPRVPEEPRVPVINIKKEKELAELKKDTKPKSNPVPEPTARKKEESSSSSSSDSESEPEPGEMLENIKVKPEITKSSPKLKNNKATAVVTKSVSSSSSEATSSSESDSDSEDSPPPAKSKSLAKEKESAGKSSSKKYKNDSPEEDVVCMGSQERQFTITDEDEDSESSEEEDNKKNALDKRKSVNKTTDVCGICDKSGHTSFQCQMMCRNCSGRYHGLKNCPNPPNLNIVMQSFMEFNMQQMAAFRGDQRFIFPSAVAAASAPSTGKSPVVKAKKDKKVVKVVQKAPQKKLKIEPKDENEDDEEEENESDASSENEDEDTDSSDEPSAQKKRKRSSKSAAKNIPAPVYPFPLLGAPNPLYNSMMYPYATPFSFPK